Proteins from one Mycteria americana isolate JAX WOST 10 ecotype Jacksonville Zoo and Gardens chromosome 1, USCA_MyAme_1.0, whole genome shotgun sequence genomic window:
- the TMTC3 gene encoding protein O-mannosyl-transferase TMTC3: MADVSLKEAALIVGVVAACYWNSLFCGFVFDDVSAILDNKDLHPSTPLKNLFQNDFWGTPMSEERSHKSYRPLTVLTFRLNYLFSELNAVSYHFLNLVFHVVVCVVFLKVCKLFLDNRSSVVASLLFAVHPIHTEAVTGVVGRAELLSSIFFLAAFLSYTKSKGPDNTIVWTPIAVTVFLVAVATLCKEQGITVVGICCVYEVFIAQGYTLPVLLDTAVQILRGKGSIPFSMLQTLLKLIVLMFSTLLLVVVRVQVIQSQLPVFTRFDNPAAVSPSPARQLTFNYLLPVNAWLLLNPSELCCDWTMGTIPLVESVLDVRNVATLTFFCFLGSLIVFSLRYPGDSSKTVLMALCLIVLPFIPASNLFFPVGFVVAERVLYVPSMGFCILVAHGWKKLSNKSVLRKISWVCLAAVLFTHALKTLHRNWDWESEYTLFMSALKVNKNNAKLWNNVGHALENEKNFERALQFFIQATQVQPDDIGAHMNVGRTYKNLNKTKEAEESYMIAKSLMPQIIPGKKYAARVAPNHLNVYINLANLIRANESRLEEADQLYRQAISMRPDFKQAYISRGELLLKMNKPLKAKEAYLRALELDRTNADLWYNLAIVYIELKDPTEALKNFNRALELNPTHKLALFNSALLMQESGDARLRPEAKQRLLHYVKEEPQDANGYFNLGMLAMDDKKDMEAEAWMKKAIRLQPNFRSALFNLALLYSQTGKELMALPVLEDLLRYYPDHTKGLILKGDILMNQKKDIVGAKMCFEKILELDPNNVQGKHNLCVVYFEERDLIKAEKCLVETLALAPHEEYIQRHLNIVRSKIASLGATEQSSLPADGTAVAEEKKNSFQNLKEVKNEQKTTQTTVDNNEEHSENKKRTEKNNMDKETPKKSTKEIKDIEKKRVAALKRLEEIERILNGE, encoded by the exons gagagGAGTCATAAATCTTATCGTCCCCTTACAGTTCTTACATTTCGCTTAAACTACTTGTTCAGCGAGTTAAATGCAGTTTCTTACCACTTCCTAAATCTGGTCTTTCATGTGGTGGTTTGCGTAGTCTTCCTCAAGGTCTGTAAGCTTTTTCTGGACAACAGGAGCAGCGTAGTTGCGTCCTTGCTCTTTGCAGTGCACCCAATACATACTGAAGCG gtAACTGGAGTTgtgggcagagcagagctttTATCATCTATCTTTTTTCTAGCTGCTTTTTTGTCATATACAAAATCTAAAGGGCCAGATAATACCATAG TGTGGACTCCAATTGCAGTGACTGTGTTTCTAGTAGCTGTTGCAACACTGTGTAAAGAACAAGGAATAACAGTGGTGGGGATATGCTGTGTGTATGAAGTATTTATTGCTCAAGGG tacaCCTTGCCAGTGTTGTTGGACACAGCTGTACAGATTCTTCGAGGGAAGGGCAGTATTCCCTTCTCTATGCTCCAAACACTGTTGAAGCTCATAGTCCTAATGTTCAGTACACTGCTGCTGGTAGTTGTCAGAGTCCAGGTTATCCAGTCTCAACTTCCAGTGTTTACAAG gTTTGATAACCCAGCTGCTGTTAGTCCATCCCCAGCAAGACAGCTGACTTTCAACTATCTCCTCCCTGTAAATGCTTGGCTGCTTCTCAACCCCTCAGAATTATGCTGTGACTGGACAATGGGAACTATTCCTCTCGTGGAGTCTGTGTTAGATGTTAGAAATGTTGCCACCCTtaccttcttttgctttctgggaTCTTTGATTGTCTTCAGTCTCCGATATCCTGGGGATTCCTCCAAGACTGTATTGATG gCGCTCTGCTTAATAGTGCTACCATTCATTCCTGCATCAAAcctcttttttcctgttggatTCGTAGTAGCAGAACGAGTGTTGTATGTTCCTAGCATGGGATTCTGCATTTTAGTAGCACATGGATGGAAGAAATTATCAAATAAAAG tgtgctaagaaaaatttcttgggtttgtttggCTGCAGTACTATTCACTCATGCCTtaaaaacactgcacagaaaCTGGGATTGGGAGTCAGAGTACACGTTGTTTATGTCAGCTTTAAAG gtaAATAAGAACAATGCCAAACTATGGAACAATGTGGGGCATGCgttagaaaatgaaaagaattttgAAAGAGCTCTGCAATTCTTCATACAAGCCACGCAAGTGCAACCAG atGATATCGGTGCCCACATGAATGTAGGAAGAACTTACAAAAACTTAAACAAAACTAAAGAAGCCGAAGAATCATATATGATTGCTAAATCATTGATGCCACAG ATTATTCCAGGTAAAAAGTATGCAGCAAGAGTTGCTCCTAACCATCTGAATGTTTATATCAATCTTGCAAACTTAATTCGAGCAAATGAATCTCGCCTTGAAGAAGCGGATCAATTATATCGACAAGCAATTAGTATGAGGCCAGATTTCAAGCAGGCTTACATCAGCAG GGgagaattacttttaaaaatgaacaaacctCTGAAAGCTAAGGAAGCTTATCTTAGAGCTCTAGAACTAGACAGAACCAATGCAGACCTGTGGTACAACTTGGCAATTGTTTACATTGAACTGAAAGATCCAACAGAAGCCCTGAAGAATTTCAACCGAGCGCTAGAACTCAACCCAACACATAAACTGGCATTATTCAACTCAGCACTGCTAATGCAGGAATCTG GTGATGCTCGGCTTAGACCTGAAGCTAAACAAAGACTGTTACATTATGTGAAAGAAGAACCACAGGATGCAAATGGGTACTTCAATTTGGGTATGCTGGCAATGGATGACAAAAAAGATATGGAAGCAGAGGCATGGATGAAGAAAGCCATAAGGTTACAGCCAAACTTCCGAAGTGCTTTGTTCAATTTAGCACTGCTTTATTCTCAGACAGGAAAAGAATTGATGGCTTTGCCCGTCCTGGAAGACCTACTGAGATACTACCCTGATCATACCAAAGGTCTGATTTTGAAAGGAGATATCCTTATGAACCAAAAGAAGGATATTGTTGgagcaaaaatgtgttttgaaaaaattTTGGAACTGGATCCCAACAATGTACAAGGAAAACATAATCTTTGTGTGGTTTACTTTGAAGAACGAGacttaataaaagcagaaaaatgtttggtTGAAACGCTAGCACTGGCACCTCATGAAGAGTATATTCAGCGTCATCTAAACATAGTTAGAAGTAAAATTGCATCACTCGGTGCTACCGAACAGTCATCACTTCCAGCAGATGGGACTGcagtggcagaagaaaaaaaaaattcatttcaaaatttgaaagaagtaaaaaatgagcagaaaacgACCCAAACAACAGTTGATAACAATGAAGAGCACTCAGAAAATAAGAAACgaacagagaaaaacaatatgGACAAAGAGACTCCCAAAAAATctacaaaagaaatcaaagacatTGAGAAAAAGAGAGTTGCTGCTTTGAAAAGACTAGAAGAGATTGAACGTATATTAAATGGTGAATAG